In the genome of Paenibacillus pabuli, one region contains:
- a CDS encoding LysE family transporter gives MNIIPLLTYAIVASFTPGPNNIIAMTHARNEGFRKILPFIGGVAAGCLLIMFLSSYFNLILHQYIPRIKPALNVVGCVYMIYLAIKIMRSKPADTKDPKVNRFTFLFGFTLQFINPKVILYGLTAISVFVMPLGQSHIHIIIFSLLLTIIGISANMTWGLCGMLFQSFLLKYERPFNIVMGVLLIYSALSILL, from the coding sequence ATGAATATCATTCCGTTACTAACTTACGCAATCGTGGCTTCATTCACCCCGGGTCCCAACAACATCATCGCCATGACGCATGCAAGAAACGAAGGGTTCAGAAAAATCCTTCCGTTTATTGGTGGCGTTGCAGCTGGCTGTCTGCTTATTATGTTTCTGTCCAGTTATTTCAACCTTATTCTGCATCAATACATCCCTAGGATCAAACCGGCCCTGAACGTGGTAGGCTGTGTATACATGATCTATTTGGCGATCAAAATCATGCGAAGTAAACCCGCGGATACCAAAGATCCAAAGGTCAATCGTTTTACGTTTCTCTTTGGCTTCACCCTGCAATTCATCAACCCCAAAGTCATTCTGTATGGTCTTACGGCCATTTCGGTATTTGTTATGCCTCTTGGACAATCTCATATTCATATAATCATATTTTCGTTACTTCTAACGATCATTGGTATTAGTGCCAATATGACTTGGGGACTATGCGGTATGTTATTTCAAAGTTTCTTATTGAAATATGAACGTCCATTTAATATCGTAATGGGTGTATTGCTAATCTATAGCGCCCTATCGATCCTATTGTAA
- a CDS encoding helix-turn-helix domain-containing protein, which produces MKNINVILAQNLKQLREQRRLSLDKVAEMSGISKTMLGQIERGESNPTIATVWKIANGLKISFTALIHEPKSDTTVVTGSDIQALMENEGKIRIYPHFTFEEGRRFEMYMMEMDEGSSLNAEPHIEGAEEFITVFEGEVTIRVGAEDYTVMQGESIRFRADKPHGYKNLGASVNKLSMVIHYSK; this is translated from the coding sequence TTGAAAAACATTAATGTTATTCTGGCACAGAATTTGAAGCAGCTCAGGGAACAAAGAAGGCTTAGTCTGGACAAGGTCGCCGAGATGTCTGGCATCAGCAAGACGATGCTGGGTCAGATTGAACGAGGTGAATCCAACCCTACAATTGCTACCGTATGGAAGATTGCGAACGGTCTGAAAATATCCTTTACCGCCTTGATCCACGAACCGAAGTCGGACACAACTGTCGTAACGGGCAGTGATATTCAAGCATTGATGGAGAATGAGGGAAAGATTCGGATTTATCCGCATTTTACTTTTGAAGAGGGGCGTCGTTTCGAGATGTACATGATGGAAATGGATGAAGGGTCTTCTTTGAATGCTGAACCGCATATCGAAGGGGCAGAGGAATTTATTACGGTTTTTGAAGGGGAAGTTACGATTCGGGTTGGAGCGGAGGATTATACGGTTATGCAAGGGGAGTCGATCCGTTTTCGTGCGGACAAACCTCATGGCTATAAAAATTTGGGTGCCTCTGTGAATAAATTAAGCATGGTTATCCATTATTCAAAGTGA
- a CDS encoding family 43 glycosylhydrolase, producing MKRYWVSVLNISVLSTALFTTTALAPVSVLADSPGAISSNPQVSTSNENTAPAFRNVSVHDPSVIKVGDIFYIFGSHLQVAKSKDLMNWDSVASGVTDDNPVVPNVTKEFAEALQWAQTDTLWAADVIQLADGKFYMYYNACKGDSPRSALGVAVADNIEGPYKDQGILLKSGMWDEISEDGTIYDATVHPNVVDPDVFFDKNGKLWMVYGSYSGGIFILEMDEKTGKPLPNQGYGKKLTGGNHSRIEAPYMLYSPETDYYYLYLSYGGLGADGGYNIRVARSKTPDGPFLDAEGNDMINVKADKDKPLFDDRSIEPFGVKLLGNFLFQRQIGDSGTGQGIGYVSPGHNSAYYDADTGKQFLIFHSRFPGRGEEHEVRVHEMHMNSEGWPVVSPYRYAALEENTAQLTTQDIAGQYNWVNHGKEITADIKSSQTVQFTADGQISGAVTGTWSLEADNHVQITSNNVVYKGVFTHEWEPDSQKTILTFSALSSSGVTIWGSQMAAMKDQEVVNAVKKDLSIGDTSNAFFNLSLPTKGTRDAEITWKSSNTSVLSATGVVNRPRTGKGDDKVALTATIRKGSAVSSKTFNVIIPQQAVSPLLGEYTFDQKKLAKIAQDFSKNEYHGQAFNVTTSAISSKNQAAAFNGTNSYIQLPGIITDTTDFTFSAWVNWSGGGAWQRILDFGNGLTRHMFLTPVQHTGALQFTIHDQGRDQSLIAAEPLPSNQWVHVAVTLQGDTGTLYVNGKVVASSTEITFNPKDLQVTEAYLGKSRYTADPFYKGSLDNVKVYDKALTSAEIQRQAKEKP from the coding sequence ATGAAACGTTATTGGGTAAGCGTACTTAACATTTCTGTACTGAGCACTGCATTATTTACGACAACAGCTTTGGCTCCCGTCTCCGTATTGGCGGACAGTCCGGGGGCAATCAGTTCCAACCCGCAAGTTTCCACATCCAATGAGAATACAGCTCCAGCATTCAGGAATGTCTCCGTTCATGACCCTTCCGTTATTAAGGTGGGTGATATCTTTTATATTTTTGGTTCACATCTTCAAGTAGCCAAATCCAAAGATTTGATGAATTGGGATTCGGTCGCCTCCGGGGTTACGGATGACAATCCTGTTGTGCCAAATGTAACCAAAGAATTTGCTGAAGCCCTGCAATGGGCACAGACCGATACGTTATGGGCCGCAGACGTCATTCAGTTGGCGGATGGCAAATTTTATATGTACTACAATGCGTGCAAAGGGGATTCCCCCCGCTCTGCTTTAGGCGTTGCTGTGGCAGACAACATTGAGGGGCCTTATAAGGATCAGGGGATTCTGCTCAAATCCGGCATGTGGGATGAGATCAGTGAGGATGGCACCATATACGATGCAACCGTTCATCCGAATGTGGTCGATCCTGATGTATTTTTCGATAAAAACGGCAAGCTCTGGATGGTGTACGGTTCCTATTCCGGGGGGATTTTCATTCTTGAGATGGACGAAAAGACGGGAAAACCTCTCCCTAATCAAGGTTATGGCAAAAAACTGACCGGAGGCAATCACAGCCGAATTGAAGCACCTTATATGCTCTATAGTCCCGAAACCGACTATTATTATCTGTATCTATCTTATGGTGGACTGGGTGCTGACGGGGGATATAACATTCGCGTAGCCCGTTCCAAAACACCTGATGGTCCTTTCCTCGATGCCGAAGGAAACGATATGATCAACGTCAAGGCAGACAAGGACAAACCCTTATTTGATGACCGCTCAATCGAGCCTTTTGGCGTCAAATTACTAGGCAACTTCCTGTTTCAAAGACAAATCGGAGACTCAGGCACAGGTCAAGGTATCGGCTATGTATCACCAGGACATAATTCCGCTTATTACGACGCTGATACAGGAAAACAATTTTTGATCTTCCATTCCCGCTTTCCAGGGCGCGGAGAAGAGCATGAAGTCCGTGTACATGAGATGCATATGAACTCGGAAGGATGGCCTGTCGTTTCGCCTTACCGCTATGCGGCATTAGAAGAAAACACTGCCCAACTGACAACTCAGGATATTGCTGGTCAATACAACTGGGTAAATCACGGGAAGGAAATCACCGCTGATATCAAATCTTCACAGACCGTTCAGTTTACAGCGGATGGGCAGATTAGTGGTGCGGTGACGGGAACATGGAGTCTTGAAGCAGACAATCACGTCCAAATCACATCGAATAATGTTGTATATAAAGGTGTGTTCACGCATGAATGGGAGCCGGATTCCCAGAAGACCATTCTGACCTTTAGCGCCCTCTCCTCCTCTGGCGTAACAATCTGGGGAAGTCAGATGGCTGCAATGAAGGATCAGGAAGTTGTTAATGCAGTGAAAAAGGATCTGAGCATCGGCGACACGAGCAATGCATTCTTCAACCTGTCCCTCCCAACCAAAGGAACACGTGATGCAGAGATTACGTGGAAATCTTCCAACACCTCTGTACTGTCCGCTACCGGAGTAGTGAATCGTCCTCGTACGGGTAAGGGAGATGACAAGGTTGCATTAACCGCAACGATCCGCAAAGGTAGTGCGGTAAGTTCCAAAACGTTTAACGTTATCATTCCACAGCAGGCGGTAAGTCCACTGCTTGGAGAATATACGTTTGATCAAAAGAAACTTGCAAAAATCGCACAGGATTTCAGCAAAAATGAATATCATGGCCAAGCTTTTAATGTGACGACTTCTGCGATTAGCAGCAAGAATCAGGCTGCTGCTTTTAACGGAACCAACAGCTACATCCAACTGCCCGGAATTATTACCGACACGACGGATTTCACCTTTAGTGCATGGGTCAACTGGAGTGGCGGCGGAGCCTGGCAGCGAATTTTGGACTTTGGAAATGGCTTGACCAGACATATGTTCCTTACTCCCGTCCAGCATACTGGCGCTCTGCAATTTACCATTCATGATCAGGGACGGGATCAAAGTCTGATTGCTGCTGAACCACTGCCCTCCAATCAATGGGTGCATGTCGCTGTTACTCTCCAGGGAGATACCGGCACTCTATATGTGAATGGAAAAGTCGTAGCAAGCAGCACGGAAATCACGTTTAACCCGAAGGATCTGCAAGTGACGGAAGCTTATTTGGGCAAAAGCCGTTATACAGCCGACCCCTTTTATAAAGGCTCGCTGGATAATGTAAAAGTATATGATAAAGCTTTGACCTCCGCGGAAATTCAGCGTCAGGCCAAAGAAAAGCCTTAA
- a CDS encoding alpha-L-arabinofuranosidase C-terminal domain-containing protein, giving the protein MTTFHNQLIAHYKFEDAADIGKDSSGNGHVGAAAGEKIPHISEVNGRWAVSFTGGLNGTSYIELPSNVLQNVSDNTGVTVAAWVHLGKGSNVWERIFDFGNGEKSPYLFLTRQMRGTLYAGDDLVVDPGRGFASGEWMHIALSVAGSQGGTRSSAGPVVYVNGEKVADGSISQTSSGNYAKLRRWFDSFVDPVNYSRNYIGRSQYAADVDFAGSLSDFRIYQASLSMHEVIEVMCESLTDREIVKLAGDKYLSAPARIITKDVSLPVDLLGGKVNVQWNSSQPEVLSANGEVQPLSSAQEIRLNALLTKGGITLNKSFDVSVVPEHIPPYTVTIHGDQKVADISEVMYGLFYEDINNAADGGIYAELVQNRSFESFAFDTYSHDSGECGCSTGRNRDPLFAWSGDTGKMIVQHTDGLNTHLTVEDPEVNAYYVTVQDGATIRNRGFSDSNQHCAMSIKKGEAYDFTVWAKAVSAGTITIQLQDENGDAISDTVALQVEGGNTWKKYGIANSNVTLTGTETALGQLALTFEGDISIDMVSLIPQDVWGAKPEEQGVSASAHANYTGNPNYRLRKDLVQALVDLHPKFLRFPGGCISEGSFIWDNVYDWKDSVGAVELRKENYNVWGYMMTMGLGYMEYFQLAEDLNAAPVPVMACGVLCQARSDYAHPAGGALRDYYIRNFTDLIDFALSTDIEHNEWAAMRSSMGHPEPFDLRYLGVGNENWGTEFFANFEVFKTSIDDYMKRNYPDHELHIISTVGAQADDDAYQQGWKFLSGNLTGSAQVAFADGNEVIEETVTWYKNQDNYMDTIADEHYYRSNDYLLNNVDRYNYYERAYHEDGSMDWNETSKVFVGEYASTDKNTLAGAIAEAAIMTGFENNADVVRLAAYAPLFNKVLTDGTYRWTPDCIWFDDETVWYTPNYYVQQLFAKYVGEQVLGTSFSTYSKGLPMELIPRGGIEIATGNADIVVKQITVTSNQDGSVLFTEDFREQTALNEVWKLIPGSAGYTLESGTGLMLKAQASGLNGIYLLNDEWTNYKVEVETQRISGEEGFTIGVGLTDISPEKKDVIEYAIGYGGNATGIKVYKQGVEGYTLGDYSSSSAAGNLRAANYEPLENDTIYTITVNYGGETGKNLICSYTDGHTTSRILDYKLEPYNRDVFHSVTKDKQHVYVKLVNADGVDKATQIHLQNLNVTSVARMITLGGDEELLHVPNVNQKNDEKIVPQEQVIHLQEEHSVVVHLPAHSVNVLVMDVRK; this is encoded by the coding sequence ATGACTACATTTCACAATCAACTAATCGCACACTACAAGTTTGAAGATGCAGCCGACATTGGCAAGGATAGTTCAGGGAACGGGCACGTTGGAGCCGCCGCAGGAGAGAAAATACCCCACATTTCTGAAGTGAATGGCAGATGGGCGGTTTCTTTTACTGGAGGATTGAACGGAACTTCCTATATCGAGCTTCCTTCGAATGTGCTGCAAAATGTAAGCGACAACACCGGAGTGACTGTTGCAGCATGGGTCCATTTGGGCAAGGGATCGAACGTGTGGGAACGGATCTTCGACTTTGGCAATGGCGAGAAGAGCCCTTATTTATTTCTGACTCGTCAGATGCGAGGCACGTTATATGCAGGTGATGATCTGGTTGTAGACCCAGGACGTGGATTTGCTAGTGGGGAATGGATGCATATTGCGTTGTCAGTAGCAGGCAGTCAGGGCGGCACACGCAGCAGTGCGGGTCCGGTTGTATACGTGAATGGTGAGAAAGTAGCGGACGGCTCCATCAGTCAGACGTCCAGCGGCAATTATGCCAAGCTGCGCAGATGGTTTGATTCGTTCGTGGACCCTGTGAATTATAGCCGCAATTATATTGGACGCTCTCAGTACGCGGCCGATGTAGACTTTGCAGGCTCATTGTCCGATTTTCGGATTTATCAAGCCTCTCTTTCCATGCATGAAGTAATTGAAGTGATGTGCGAGTCTCTGACTGATAGAGAGATTGTGAAGCTTGCGGGAGATAAATATTTGTCTGCTCCAGCCCGGATTATTACCAAAGATGTGTCATTGCCTGTAGATTTGCTGGGGGGCAAAGTAAACGTTCAATGGAACTCAAGTCAGCCTGAAGTTCTGTCAGCGAATGGAGAGGTTCAACCTCTGAGCTCGGCACAGGAGATTCGGTTGAACGCACTTTTAACCAAGGGTGGAATTACGTTAAACAAAAGTTTTGATGTCTCTGTTGTGCCAGAGCATATCCCGCCTTATACCGTCACGATTCACGGAGATCAAAAGGTGGCGGATATCAGTGAAGTAATGTACGGCCTGTTCTACGAGGACATTAACAATGCGGCAGATGGAGGAATCTATGCGGAGTTAGTTCAGAACCGCTCGTTTGAATCCTTTGCATTCGATACGTATTCGCATGACTCTGGCGAATGTGGTTGTTCGACAGGCAGGAATCGTGATCCATTGTTTGCCTGGTCCGGGGATACCGGGAAAATGATTGTACAGCATACCGACGGACTAAACACTCATCTTACCGTAGAAGATCCGGAAGTGAATGCTTATTATGTAACGGTTCAGGATGGTGCGACGATTCGAAATCGCGGGTTCTCGGATTCCAATCAGCACTGTGCCATGTCCATTAAGAAGGGTGAGGCGTATGATTTTACCGTCTGGGCCAAGGCGGTATCTGCAGGAACGATTACGATTCAATTGCAAGATGAGAACGGTGATGCCATCAGTGATACAGTTGCACTGCAAGTTGAAGGCGGTAACACATGGAAGAAGTACGGGATCGCCAATTCGAATGTGACCCTGACGGGAACGGAGACTGCGCTGGGACAGTTGGCACTCACCTTTGAAGGGGACATTTCCATTGATATGGTGTCGCTGATTCCGCAGGACGTGTGGGGAGCCAAGCCGGAAGAGCAGGGAGTATCCGCGTCAGCACATGCCAACTACACAGGCAATCCAAACTATCGACTCCGAAAAGATCTGGTTCAGGCGCTTGTTGATCTGCATCCGAAGTTTCTGCGTTTTCCGGGGGGATGTATTTCGGAAGGTTCGTTTATTTGGGACAATGTGTATGACTGGAAGGATTCGGTGGGAGCGGTTGAGCTTCGCAAAGAGAACTATAACGTCTGGGGTTACATGATGACGATGGGTCTCGGCTATATGGAGTATTTCCAACTGGCAGAAGACTTGAATGCTGCTCCGGTTCCGGTCATGGCCTGTGGTGTTCTATGTCAGGCACGTTCGGATTACGCACACCCGGCGGGTGGGGCTTTGAGGGATTACTATATCCGTAACTTTACAGACCTGATCGATTTCGCGCTCAGCACGGACATTGAACATAACGAATGGGCGGCCATGCGGAGCAGCATGGGACATCCTGAGCCGTTTGATCTGCGTTATCTCGGCGTAGGTAATGAGAACTGGGGAACTGAATTTTTTGCCAATTTTGAAGTATTCAAGACGTCAATTGATGACTATATGAAACGTAACTATCCTGATCATGAGCTGCACATCATATCTACAGTCGGCGCCCAGGCAGACGATGATGCGTACCAGCAGGGATGGAAATTCCTGAGTGGCAATCTGACCGGATCAGCTCAGGTCGCTTTTGCAGATGGTAATGAGGTAATCGAAGAGACGGTCACTTGGTATAAGAACCAGGACAACTATATGGATACCATTGCCGATGAACATTACTATCGTTCCAATGACTATCTGCTGAATAACGTGGATCGGTACAACTATTATGAGCGCGCGTATCATGAAGACGGCAGTATGGATTGGAATGAGACCTCCAAGGTATTTGTGGGGGAATATGCTTCTACGGACAAAAATACATTGGCAGGTGCAATCGCTGAAGCTGCCATCATGACCGGATTTGAAAATAATGCGGACGTCGTTCGTCTGGCTGCCTATGCGCCTCTGTTCAACAAAGTACTGACGGATGGCACCTACCGTTGGACGCCGGATTGCATCTGGTTTGATGATGAGACGGTGTGGTACACACCGAATTACTATGTACAGCAGCTTTTTGCCAAGTACGTGGGTGAACAGGTGCTGGGCACTTCATTTTCAACATACAGCAAGGGTCTACCGATGGAACTCATTCCACGTGGCGGGATCGAGATTGCGACAGGCAATGCAGATATTGTGGTGAAACAGATTACGGTCACATCGAATCAGGATGGCAGCGTGCTGTTTACAGAAGATTTCAGGGAGCAGACAGCTCTGAATGAGGTGTGGAAACTGATTCCGGGATCGGCAGGATATACGCTGGAGAGCGGAACAGGTCTGATGTTGAAAGCACAGGCAAGCGGTCTGAACGGGATATACCTTTTGAACGATGAATGGACCAATTACAAAGTGGAAGTCGAGACGCAGCGAATATCGGGTGAGGAGGGCTTCACCATTGGTGTGGGTTTGACGGATATTTCACCTGAGAAAAAGGATGTCATCGAATACGCGATTGGATATGGCGGCAATGCAACGGGAATCAAGGTATATAAACAAGGTGTAGAAGGCTACACCCTTGGCGACTATTCTTCCAGTTCAGCAGCGGGAAATCTCCGAGCAGCCAACTATGAACCGTTGGAGAACGATACGATTTACACGATTACGGTCAATTATGGTGGTGAAACAGGGAAGAATCTGATCTGCTCTTATACCGATGGTCACACGACCAGCAGAATTCTGGATTACAAGCTGGAACCGTACAACCGGGACGTATTCCATTCCGTTACAAAAGACAAGCAGCATGTGTATGTGAAGCTGGTAAACGCAGATGGAGTGGATAAAGCAACCCAAATCCACCTTCAGAATCTGAACGTTACTTCTGTGGCGAGAATGATCACCCTTGGCGGAGATGAAGAATTGCTGCATGTTCCCAATGTAAACCAGAAGAATGATGAGAAAATAGTTCCACAAGAACAGGTGATTCATCTGCAGGAGGAGCATTCGGTTGTCGTACATCTGCCTGCCCATTCGGTTAATGTACTGGTTATGGATGTCCGGAAATAA
- a CDS encoding ABC transporter permease: MRSNYRQFIRNVPLHLMILPGLIIIIVFGYIPMAGLSIAFQNFSPIAGFKNMNWVGLDNFKYLFDLPGFSQVVWNTVFISAMKIVSGLVIPVLVALLLNEVRKTGFKRTIQTVIYMPHFFSWVILAGIIVDVLSPSTGIVNMLLKAVGVEPVQFLASNEWFPYILVITDQWKEFGFGTIIYLAALTNIDKSLYEASVMDGAGRWKQTWHITLPGIRPIVILMVTLSLGNVLNGGFDQVFNLYNPLVYESGDILDTMIYRIGLQDAQYSVSTALGLIKSVVSFIFIGLGYFLAYRLANYRIF; encoded by the coding sequence ATGCGTTCCAACTACAGACAATTTATACGAAACGTTCCGCTTCACCTTATGATATTGCCTGGACTGATCATTATTATTGTATTCGGTTACATTCCGATGGCGGGGCTCTCCATTGCTTTTCAGAATTTTTCTCCCATTGCCGGATTCAAAAATATGAACTGGGTCGGCCTGGACAATTTCAAATACCTATTCGATCTGCCTGGTTTTTCACAGGTTGTATGGAATACCGTATTTATTTCTGCCATGAAAATTGTGTCCGGTTTGGTGATTCCGGTACTTGTGGCCCTGCTGCTGAATGAAGTACGCAAAACAGGTTTTAAACGAACCATTCAGACGGTCATCTATATGCCGCATTTCTTTTCCTGGGTCATTTTGGCCGGAATCATTGTGGATGTATTATCCCCCAGTACAGGAATCGTAAATATGCTGCTCAAGGCAGTAGGTGTAGAGCCGGTTCAATTTCTGGCCAGTAACGAATGGTTTCCTTACATACTCGTCATTACGGACCAATGGAAAGAATTCGGATTTGGCACGATTATATATTTGGCGGCACTGACCAACATCGATAAATCCCTGTACGAAGCATCTGTAATGGATGGAGCAGGAAGATGGAAGCAGACTTGGCATATTACGCTGCCTGGCATTCGTCCAATCGTGATTCTGATGGTTACACTGAGTCTTGGTAACGTACTTAACGGTGGTTTTGACCAAGTGTTCAACCTTTATAATCCGCTTGTCTATGAATCCGGAGACATTCTGGATACAATGATCTATCGGATTGGTTTGCAGGATGCACAGTATTCGGTATCAACCGCATTGGGTCTTATTAAGTCAGTCGTTTCGTTTATCTTTATCGGGCTTGGTTATTTCCTCGCCTATCGATTAGCAAATTACCGGATTTTCTAG
- a CDS encoding carbohydrate ABC transporter permease — MHHASRAYRWFLGLNYVILTLLALLCLFPIVNILAISFSSSDAVKAGSVTFWPVEFTLSSYKYILENQQFLNSFGTSLLRVVLGVATNLIFTILVAYPLSKEAAKFRSRTFYAWIFVFTMLFSGGLIPGYLVVKEAGLLDSIWALILPGAVPIFNVLLMLNFFRGLPKELEEAAWMDGAGHFRTLWSIYLPISLPSIATITLFAMVGHWNAWFDGMIYMKSPEGYPLATYLQSMLQQVTMIQSEMMTLEDATLLSQVSDRTTQASQIFLSVIPILLVYPFLQRYFVHGLVVGSVKG, encoded by the coding sequence ATGCATCACGCTTCGAGAGCCTATCGTTGGTTTCTGGGATTGAATTATGTCATCCTGACCCTTCTTGCCTTGCTATGCCTGTTTCCCATTGTAAATATTTTAGCGATTTCGTTTAGTTCAAGTGATGCAGTCAAGGCGGGGAGTGTGACATTCTGGCCGGTGGAATTCACCTTGTCTTCGTATAAATACATTCTTGAGAATCAGCAGTTTCTAAATTCATTCGGCACAAGTCTTCTCCGCGTTGTACTCGGAGTTGCGACCAACCTGATTTTCACGATTCTTGTTGCTTATCCACTTTCCAAAGAGGCAGCAAAATTCCGATCCAGAACGTTTTATGCATGGATTTTTGTCTTTACCATGCTGTTCAGTGGAGGATTAATTCCGGGTTATCTGGTTGTGAAGGAAGCAGGTCTTTTGGATTCCATCTGGGCCCTTATATTACCGGGAGCCGTTCCTATTTTTAATGTGCTGCTTATGCTGAATTTCTTTCGGGGTTTGCCGAAGGAACTGGAAGAGGCAGCTTGGATGGATGGCGCAGGCCATTTCCGCACACTATGGAGCATTTACCTTCCCATTTCATTGCCCAGTATCGCAACCATCACGTTGTTTGCCATGGTGGGACACTGGAACGCCTGGTTTGATGGCATGATCTATATGAAAAGTCCGGAAGGTTACCCGCTAGCCACGTATCTGCAATCGATGCTTCAGCAAGTGACAATGATACAGAGTGAAATGATGACCTTGGAGGATGCAACGCTATTAAGTCAGGTGTCGGATAGAACGACGCAGGCATCACAGATCTTTTTATCCGTTATTCCCATTCTGCTCGTGTATCCGTTCCTGCAAAGGTATTTCGTTCATGGACTTGTTGTCGGCAGTGTAAAGGGATAA
- a CDS encoding sensor histidine kinase: MRFAVGTWKNASIVVKLMIAFVLVILPLYGISIMITHTSSKQMQTEVEKAHESKLYFYHNHLQFELERMSGLVTEFSFDETMSTLSTRAAIMSRYEVTSSLNNIHNKLSQIMVTSPYISDVVYYVPALHKRVSAVDGIRNVEDTEWKDLLATMGNLEGELSYSNNDLYFLKSNPYNMNHEEPPNFILGIRLSAEELKHRLQQLAETGGSDITLSFGEQHNVVISSSDEPASAAQLQHLLSESPVSMEVTRLQTDSYLYYSLYDPDHSFTLTASIPNDVLQAPLEQYNLWLWMLTVISIVIIMIFSFSIYRSIHKPLSVLIRGFRMAEQGQTSIHIPQSRHDEFGYLYSRFNHMIERLHILIDENYVARIRTSEAELKHLQSQIQPHFLYNSLFSIKQMAEVENVELIQEFTDYLGQYFRYMSRDSHSQVSLGEEVDHALVYASIQKIRFGSRVQLQLEELSREYRDIAIPRVIIQPIVENVFEHALAKRSQGGILKLSYQVEHDTLSIRIEDDGDQLTDEILNSLQASFKESANQRHGNEEITGLMNVNQRLRIKFGTGYGLYAQRSELGGLCMILNIPWRGE; encoded by the coding sequence ATGAGATTCGCGGTGGGCACCTGGAAAAATGCATCCATCGTCGTTAAACTGATGATTGCTTTTGTGCTCGTCATTCTGCCCCTTTATGGAATCAGCATTATGATCACGCATACCAGCTCCAAGCAAATGCAGACGGAAGTGGAGAAGGCGCATGAATCGAAGCTGTATTTTTACCACAATCATCTGCAATTCGAACTGGAGCGAATGAGTGGGCTTGTTACCGAATTTTCGTTCGATGAAACGATGTCCACACTAAGTACTCGAGCTGCAATCATGAGCAGATATGAGGTAACTTCCAGTCTCAATAATATTCATAATAAGCTGAGTCAGATCATGGTGACGAGTCCCTATATCAGCGATGTTGTGTATTACGTTCCTGCTCTGCATAAACGGGTCAGCGCGGTGGACGGAATTCGCAATGTGGAGGATACAGAATGGAAGGATTTGCTGGCAACTATGGGAAATCTGGAGGGTGAGTTGTCTTATTCGAATAACGATCTTTATTTTCTCAAAAGCAATCCGTATAACATGAATCATGAGGAACCGCCTAATTTTATATTAGGTATACGCTTGTCAGCGGAAGAACTGAAGCACAGATTGCAGCAGCTCGCGGAAACAGGGGGCAGTGATATTACGCTGAGCTTTGGAGAGCAGCACAATGTGGTCATCTCCTCTTCCGATGAACCTGCTTCAGCGGCCCAATTGCAACATTTATTATCGGAATCACCGGTATCCATGGAAGTTACGAGACTTCAAACCGATTCTTATCTGTACTATTCTCTATACGATCCCGACCATTCGTTCACGTTGACGGCCAGTATCCCTAATGATGTGCTCCAAGCACCCTTGGAACAATACAACCTGTGGTTATGGATGTTGACGGTTATCTCCATTGTTATCATTATGATCTTCTCCTTTTCGATCTACAGATCGATCCACAAGCCATTATCCGTACTCATTCGCGGGTTCAGAATGGCGGAGCAAGGTCAGACAAGTATTCATATTCCGCAGTCCAGACATGATGAATTCGGTTATTTATACTCTCGTTTCAACCATATGATAGAGCGCTTACATATTTTGATTGATGAAAATTATGTTGCCCGGATTCGAACCAGTGAGGCAGAACTCAAACATCTGCAGTCCCAGATTCAGCCTCACTTTTTATATAACAGCCTGTTCAGCATCAAGCAAATGGCCGAGGTCGAGAATGTTGAACTGATTCAGGAATTTACCGACTATTTGGGCCAATATTTCAGGTATATGTCCAGGGATTCTCATTCTCAGGTTTCGCTCGGTGAAGAGGTGGATCATGCCTTGGTCTATGCTTCTATTCAGAAAATTCGATTTGGTTCAAGAGTCCAGCTGCAACTGGAGGAACTAAGCAGGGAGTATCGAGACATTGCCATTCCCCGAGTCATTATTCAGCCAATTGTCGAGAATGTATTCGAACATGCCCTTGCCAAACGAAGTCAGGGTGGAATTCTGAAATTATCCTATCAAGTCGAACATGACACGTTGTCCATTCGGATAGAGGATGATGGCGATCAATTGACGGATGAAATCCTGAATAGCCTGCAAGCATCTTTCAAGGAATCTGCCAACCAGAGACATGGGAATGAAGAGATTACGGGACTGATGAATGTGAATCAACGTTTAAGAATCAAGTTTGGGACTGGCTATGGCCTTTATGCGCAGCGCAGTGAGTTGGGCGGTTTATGCATGATTTTAAATATTCCATGGAGAGGGGAGTAG